Proteins encoded in a region of the Trichomycterus rosablanca isolate fTriRos1 chromosome 26, fTriRos1.hap1, whole genome shotgun sequence genome:
- the gig2p gene encoding grass carp reovirus (GCRV)-induced gene 2p has product MSVRFYGWKVHHDGVHHLKSEQEPQTGKNYIMYHGTKVDTARTIIQSGFRQSPKGMLGPGVYVSRNQKKAERYPLNVNFNDKVVLKLSVDVGEVKKIDTDNHPMQMTWHSAGYDTAWVPPNCGMKAVPSGLEEDCVWDPKRIQVTDVALAPNSTILTELRQLIADNAESTGATAAASSAGTCQLCKRKTGPAHITHACWGCGSNICTLMTEHKCNYWHTQ; this is encoded by the coding sequence ATGTCTGTTCGTTTCTATGGTTGGAAAGTGCACCACGATGGCGTCCACCACCTCAAATCAGAACAAGAGCCACAGACTGGCAAAAATTACATCATGTACCATGGAACTAAGGTCGACACGGCGCGCACGATCATCCAGAGCGGCTTCCGTCAGTCTCCAAAAGGCATGCTGGGACCCGGGGTCTACGTGAGCCGCAACCAAAAGAAAGCGGAGCGTTACCCGCTGAACGTGAACTTCAATGACAAGGTGGTTCTGAAGCTAAGCGTTGACGTCGGGGAGGTCAAGAAAATCGACACTGATAACCACCCGATGCAAATGACCTGGCACAGTGCGGGCTACGACACGGCCTGGGTGCCACCCAATTGCGGCATGAAGGCGGTTCCGAGCGGTCTTGAAGAGGACTGCGTGTGGGACCCCAAGCGGATTCAAGTCACTGATGTTGCCCTGGCGCCCAATTCCACCATCTTGACAGAGCTCAGGCAGCTGATCGCCGATAATGCTGAATCTACCGGTGCTACTGCTGCTGCTTCCAGTGCCGGAACCTGTCAGCTGTGCAAGAGGAAAACAGGACCAGCGCACATCACTCACGCCTGCTGGGGCTGCGGCAGCAACATCTGCACTCTCATGACCGAACACAAGTGCAATTACTGGCATACACAGTGA